The stretch of DNA AGGAGCAGCGCCACGGGCACGAGGAGGAGGGGAAGGAGCCGCGAGAGCGATGGCGTGGGCACAAGCCGGCGCGGCGAGAAGGCCAGGACGAAGCTCAGCAGATAGAGGGCGAGGGGCACCACCCACAGCAGCGGGATGGGCGCGACATTGGTCGTGAGGTAGCTCGTGACCCCCAGGAGCAGGCTCGAGGGTACCGCGGCGAGCGCAAGCCAGCGCAGCACGCGACGGCCGTCGGGAGGGTCGATGACGATGGGTGCGGCGGCCAGATCGGGCGCGGCCGCCACCTCCGCGAAGGTCTCCCGCGGTGACGAGCCACGCGATCGCCGATGGGACCGGAAGACAGAGACGCCGCAGCCGATCACGAGCGCGCAGAGCGCGGCATAGCCGCCGGCCCAGATCCAGCTCTGCTCGGCGAGCCGGAGGCGCGGCTCGAGCAGGAACGGGTAGGCGAGGAGCGCGCAGAGCGAGGCGAGGTTGCTCACGCTGTAGAGGACATACGGCCGCGCGGTCGCCGGATCCTGGCCCGTGATGTACCAGCGTTGCAGGAGCGGGGTGCTGCCCGAGATCGCCAGGAAGGGGAGGCCCACCAGCGCCGCGAGGGCGCCCATGACCAGGAGCGCGGGCGGAGCCGCCTCCACGGCCGCGAGGGCCTGGATGCGGGTGAAGCCGGCATTGCTGGCGCCGAAGGGCAGGGCCGCGAGGGCCACGAGGAGCAGGCTCACGTGCAGGGCGACCTGTCGCCCCAGGGAGAGCCTCGCCGCCGACACGTGGGCATAGGCGTAGCCGAGGAGGAGGGTGGTCTGGAAGAAGACCAGGGACGCCGTCCACACCGGGGGCGCCCAGCCGAAGGTCGGCAGCACCATCTTGCCCACGAGAGGCTGGACGAGGAAGAGGAGAAAGGAGCTCAGGAAGACGGTGAGCGTGAAGAGCGCGCGCATCGCGTGAGGGCTCACGTGACTCTAGCGCGAATTATTCACGAACGCATGTACCGCTTCCTGGCCGCCCTCTTATCTACTCAGCCGTCGCCTCAGGGCTTCGCCCTTCAGCTCGAACTGCGGCCCTCTCCCCCGATGGGGGAGAGGGATAAAAATGAATCCCTCTCCCTCGGAGAGGGAGAGGGTTGGGTGAGGGTGGCGTTGTCTCGCGAATAATCCAGGCTAGATGACGGGAGGCCGTGGTCAACGTCGGCGCCACAGGGTCTGTGCATCGGGCCGCGCATCAATGATACGATGGCCGATCGATGCCGTCGGTCACCAGCATTCGCGTCCGCTACAAGGACACCGACACCATGTCGGTCGTCTACTACGGCAACTACCTGACCTACTTCGAGGTCGCCCGGGTCGAGTACCTGCGCGAGCGAGGGCTGCCCATGTCTCAGGTGAACAAGCGCATCCACATGCCGGTGGTGGAGGCGCTCGTCCGCTATGTCAAGCCGGCCCGGCTCGACGACCTGCTGGAAGTGACATCGCGCGTGGGCGAGCGCAAGCGCGCGAGCTTCACGTTCTTCTACGAGATCAAGAACGAGGCGCGTGAGCTCGTGGCCACGGGGCACACGCGCCATGCCTGCTGGGATCCCGCCACGGCCAGGATGATCGCCATTCCCGACTGGCTCAAGGAGATCATGCCGGATGCCGACCTCGATCCGATCGATCGCTGACATCGCCCGCGAGCTCGGGCTCGCCGACGAGGAGTGGATGCCCTATGGCCGCACCAAGGCCAAGGTCTTGCTGTCCGCGTTGCCGGCCCGCCGCGGCCGGCCCGACGGCAAGCTCGTGGTCGTCTCCGCGATCACGCCCACGCCGGCCGGCGACGGCAAGACCACCATGACCATCGGCCTGGGCCAGGCCCTCTGGCGGATCGGCGCCAAGCCGGTCGTCGCGCTGCGCGAGCCATCCATCGGCCCGACCCTCGGCATGAAGGGCGGCGGCACGGGCGGGGGGCGCGCGCAGGTCGTGCCCATGGAGGAGATCAATCTCCATTTCACGGGCGACTTCCACGCCATCACCTCCGCCCACAACCTCCTGGCCGCGGCCCTCGACAATCACCTCCACCACGGCAATGCCCTGGGCATCGACGTGCGCCAGGTGCTGTGGAAGCGCGTGCTCGACGTCAATGACCGCGCCCTCCGTCAGGTGATCGTGGGGCTGGGCGGCCGCATGGACGGCGTGCCGCGCGAGGCGGGCTTCCTCATCACCTCGGCCTCGGAGATCATGGCGGCCTTGTGTCTGGCCGAGGACCTTGCCGATCTCCGGACGCGCCTGGGCCGCATGCTCGTCGCCCTCCGGGCCGACGGCTCCGCCGTGCTGGCGGACGAGCTCAAGGTCACCGGCGCCATGGCCGCCCTCCTGCGGGACGCCGTGCACCCGAACCTCGTGCAGACCATGGAGGGAACGCCCGCCCTCGTGCACGGCGGGCCGTTCGCCAACATCGCGCACGGCTGCAACTCGGTGGTGGCCACGCGCCTGGCCCTCAAGCTCGGGGACATCTGCCTCACCGAGGCGGGCTTCGCCACCGATCTCGGGGCGGAGAAGTTCTTCGACATCAAGTGCCGGCTGGCCGGCCTGGTTCCCGACGGCGCCATGATCGTGGCGACGACGCGCGCGCTCAAGTATCACGGCGGCGTCCCCATAGCGGACCTGGGCAAGGAAAACGTCGAGGCCCTCGCGCGCGGGCTGGACAATCTCGACGCCCATGTCGCCTCCGTGCGGCAGTTCAAGGTGCCCGTGCTGATCGGGCTCAACCGCTACCCCACCGATACCGACCGCGAACACCAGACAGTGCTGAACTTCTGCCAGCGGCTCGGCGTCCCCGCCTATGTCGCGGACGTGTTCGGCCGCGGCGGCGAGGGCGGGGAAGACCTGGCCAGAGGCCTGCTCAAGCTCCTGGCCTCCGAGCGCTCGGCCTTCACGCCGCTCTATCCGCTGGACGCCCCCATCAAGGCCAAGCTCGAGACCATCGCCACGCAGATCTACGGCGCCGACGGCGTCGAATACCCGAAGAAGGTGGATCGCCAGATCGCCCAGGCCGAAGCGCTGGGCTACGACAAGCTGCCCGTCTGCGTGGCCAAGACGCAGCGGTCGCTCTCCGATGACCCGACGCTGCTCAACCGGCCCCGGGGCTTCATGATCACGATCAACGACCTGCGGATCTCGGCGGGGGCGGGCTTTCTGGTGGCGCTGGCCGGCGACATCACGACCATGCCCGGCCTGCCGCGCAAGCCGAACGCCGAAGGCGTGGACGTCGCGCCCGACGGCAGCATCACGGGCCTCTTCTGAACGCTGTGCTATACTTTTCGACGGTCCGGGAGCGTCGCGGGCCCCGTCTATGATTCAGGTCGACCATCTGACAAAAAGCTATGGGCCGGTCACGGCCATCCAGGACGTCTCCTTCACCGTCGGCAAGGGCCAGATCGTGGGCTTTCTCGGGCCGAACGGCGCGGGCAAGTCGACCACGATGAGAATCCTCTCATGTTTCATGCCGGCCTCGGGCGGCACGGCCCAGGTCGCCGGCTTCGACGTCTTCACCCAGTCTCTCGAGGTGCGCCGCCGCATCGGCTATCTCCCGGAGAACGCTCCCCTCTACGCGGACCTGCCCGTCGCCGCCTACCTCGACTTCGTCGCCGAGGCCAAAGGCGTCGCGCGCGGCGTGCGCCGGGCCAAGGTCGCCGACGTGATGGAGCGCTGCTTCGTCACGGACATGCAGCACCGGCTCATCGGCAAGCTCTCCAAGGGCTATCGCCAGCGGGTCGGCCTCGCTCAGGCGCTCCTGGGCGACCCCGAGGTCCTGATTCTCGACGAGCCGACCATCGGCCTCGACCCGCGACAGATCGCCGAGATCCGCGCCCTCATCAAGTCGCTGGGCGGCCAGCACACGGTGATCCTGTCGACGCATATCCTGCCGGAAGTCTCCATGGTCTG from Candidatus Methylomirabilota bacterium encodes:
- a CDS encoding formate--tetrahydrofolate ligase, which encodes MPTSIRSIADIARELGLADEEWMPYGRTKAKVLLSALPARRGRPDGKLVVVSAITPTPAGDGKTTMTIGLGQALWRIGAKPVVALREPSIGPTLGMKGGGTGGGRAQVVPMEEINLHFTGDFHAITSAHNLLAAALDNHLHHGNALGIDVRQVLWKRVLDVNDRALRQVIVGLGGRMDGVPREAGFLITSASEIMAALCLAEDLADLRTRLGRMLVALRADGSAVLADELKVTGAMAALLRDAVHPNLVQTMEGTPALVHGGPFANIAHGCNSVVATRLALKLGDICLTEAGFATDLGAEKFFDIKCRLAGLVPDGAMIVATTRALKYHGGVPIADLGKENVEALARGLDNLDAHVASVRQFKVPVLIGLNRYPTDTDREHQTVLNFCQRLGVPAYVADVFGRGGEGGEDLARGLLKLLASERSAFTPLYPLDAPIKAKLETIATQIYGADGVEYPKKVDRQIAQAEALGYDKLPVCVAKTQRSLSDDPTLLNRPRGFMITINDLRISAGAGFLVALAGDITTMPGLPRKPNAEGVDVAPDGSITGLF
- a CDS encoding thioesterase family protein — its product is MPSVTSIRVRYKDTDTMSVVYYGNYLTYFEVARVEYLRERGLPMSQVNKRIHMPVVEALVRYVKPARLDDLLEVTSRVGERKRASFTFFYEIKNEARELVATGHTRHACWDPATARMIAIPDWLKEIMPDADLDPIDR
- a CDS encoding ATP-binding cassette domain-containing protein, with protein sequence MIQVDHLTKSYGPVTAIQDVSFTVGKGQIVGFLGPNGAGKSTTMRILSCFMPASGGTAQVAGFDVFTQSLEVRRRIGYLPENAPLYADLPVAAYLDFVAEAKGVARGVRRAKVADVMERCFVTDMQHRLIGKLSKGYRQRVGLAQALLGDPEVLILDEPTIGLDPRQIAEIRALIKSLGGQHTVILSTHILPEVSMVCDSVIIINRGRIVAQGTQAELVQQVFPAARLEVQVVGPAEAVIAALKGLPGVTGVEALDARDGAARFLIESPRERDVRGELVRLVTGRGWGLLELHQTGLSLEEVFIRVVAGEEHAPQIEEAVVEETR